Proteins co-encoded in one Oncorhynchus mykiss isolate Arlee unplaced genomic scaffold, USDA_OmykA_1.1 un_scaffold_250, whole genome shotgun sequence genomic window:
- the LOC118948724 gene encoding cilia- and flagella-associated protein 251-like isoform X2: MSSPSYSPPDKEALIKEEEEEESVTIQKQVEGEAVTVKEEEKDVSVKEEEDAFRVKEEEDVTVKEEEDAVFGVKEEEMTVTLEEEEEVGDLFNTSCFFFFGLYMAVGNQL; the protein is encoded by the exons ATGAGTTCACCAAGCTACTCTCCTCCTGATAAAGAAGCTCTcatcaaagaggaggaggaagaggagtctgttacaatacaaaaacaagtagagggtgaggctgttaccgtgaaagaagaagagaaagacgtttcagtgaaagaagaggaagacgcgttcagagtgaaagaggaggaggatgttacagtaaaagaagaggaggatgcagtttttggagtgaaagaggaggagatgactgtcacattggaggaagaagaggaggttggAGATCTGTTTAACACCA Gctgctttttcttctttggactttatatggcggttggcaaccaactttaa
- the LOC118948725 gene encoding zinc finger protein 239-like, with amino-acid sequence MSSLNFSPPVKEEEICWTEKEALGLNIVVKEEKEEDVTVKKQVEGESVTVKEEEKDVSVKEEEDAFRVKEGEDVKVKEEEAVKEDVVFGVKKEGDITVTLKDEEVEIGDLINTRERCDHRGSSGEPQQPHDADEAEKSLSRSELLQKHQQRPTGKISNCCSDCGLYFSIPNSLKEHLRMHIGGKSHCCSDCGKRFNSSSDLKMHQRIHTGEKSYSCDQCGKSYTTSSNLTIHQRTHKGDKRYSCDQCGKSFGAYQCLTRHQRTHTGEKPYSCDQCGKSFGAYQCLTLHQRTHTGEKPYSCTQCGKSFSRSSCLTKHQRTHTGEKPHSCNQCVKSFSTSSYLKIHQRTHTGEKPYSCNQCGKRYYDKWSLIRHQKIHGVVS; translated from the exons atgagcTCCCTAAACTTCTCCCCTCCTGTTAAAGAAGAGGAgatctgctggacggagaaagaagctctggggctgaacattgtggtgaaagaggagaaggaagaggatgtCACAGTTaaaaaacaagtagagggtgagtctgttacagtgaaagaagaagagaaagacgtttcagtgaaagaagaggaagatgcgttcagagtgaaagagggggaggatgttaaagtaaaagaagaggaggcaGTGAAAGAGGATGTCGTTTTTGGAGTGAAGAAGGAAGGGGATATTACTGTCACATTGAAAGATGAAGAGGTGGAGATaggagatctgattaacacca gagagagatgtgaccatcgtggatcctctggggagcctcaacaacctcatgatgctgacgaggcagagaagagtctctccagatcagaactcctccagaaacaccagcagagacccaCCGGGAAGATATCTAACTGCTGCTCTGATTGTGGGTTATATTTCTCAATACCAAATTCACTAAAAGAACACCTGAGAATGCACATTGGAGGGAAatctcactgctgctctgactgtgggaagagattcaaCTCTTCATCAGACCTTAAAATGCATCAAcgaattcacacaggagagaaatcttatagctgtgatcaatgtgggaagagttataCTACATCTAGCAATCTaactatacaccagagaacacacaaagGAGATAAACgatatagctgtgatcaatgtgggaagagttttggtgcaTATCAATGTCTGACtagacaccagagaacacacacaggagagaaaccttatagctgtgatcaatgtgggaagagttttggtgcaTATCAATGTCTGActttacaccagagaacacacacaggagagaaaccttatagttgtactcaatgtgggaagagtttttcaAGATCTAGCTGTCTAACaaaacaccagagaacacacacaggagagaaacctcatagctgtaatcaatgtgtgAAGAGTTTCTCTACATCTAGCTATCTAaagatacaccagagaacacacacaggagagaaaccctatagctgtaatcaatgtgggaagagatactATGATAAATGGTCTCTGATtagacatcagaaaatacatggagttgtttcatga